One window from the genome of Paenibacillus azoreducens encodes:
- a CDS encoding NusG domain II-containing protein, with protein sequence MKRGDLLLISAVLLAAVLLMVPKWIQGSTESEKNHNNALTAVIKVDGKVYRTVNLTQEEQTIEIKNDHGYNLLKVHDYGIEMIDADCPDQICLSFGFKSRKGDSIVCLPHRIIVEIEGEGGEGEGTDAVI encoded by the coding sequence ATGAAACGTGGAGACCTGCTGCTCATTTCAGCGGTTTTATTGGCCGCCGTGCTGCTGATGGTTCCCAAGTGGATTCAAGGCAGCACTGAAAGTGAAAAAAATCACAATAATGCATTGACGGCTGTTATTAAGGTAGATGGGAAAGTATATCGGACTGTTAATCTGACCCAGGAGGAACAAACGATCGAAATCAAGAACGACCACGGTTATAACCTGCTTAAGGTGCATGATTACGGAATCGAAATGATTGATGCCGATTGCCCGGACCAGATCTGTTTGTCATTCGGCTTTAAATCCAGAAAGGGAGACAGCATCGTCTGCCTGCCGCATCGGATCATTGTCGAAATCGAAGGCGAGGGCGGGGAAGGAGAGGGTACGGATGCCGTTATCTGA
- a CDS encoding Gx transporter family protein codes for MPLSDEESSIVLKRTVMIAIFAAVAVVLSIAESMIPINIQIPGAKLGLANIMILTCLYFLRARDCLLLVVLKTILTAFIFGTFSSLMFSLFGSLFSFAVMALLMKLGRRKLSLVGISIAGGVAHNFGQLTAASIVFATMNIFYYLPALLISGIATGILVGIAVRYLVPSLARLSLFEPFVKAE; via the coding sequence ATGCCGTTATCTGACGAAGAATCATCGATTGTCCTGAAAAGAACGGTAATGATCGCGATCTTTGCAGCGGTGGCCGTGGTGCTGAGCATCGCCGAATCCATGATTCCGATAAATATTCAGATTCCAGGGGCTAAGCTGGGTCTAGCCAACATTATGATTTTGACTTGCTTGTATTTTTTAAGAGCGAGGGATTGCTTGCTGCTGGTCGTGCTGAAAACGATTTTGACCGCTTTTATATTCGGGACCTTTTCCAGTTTGATGTTCAGTCTGTTCGGTTCTCTGTTCAGCTTTGCGGTGATGGCGCTTCTGATGAAGCTGGGACGCCGTAAACTGAGTTTGGTCGGCATCAGTATCGCCGGCGGTGTCGCTCACAACTTCGGACAGCTGACAGCGGCGTCCATCGTGTTCGCGACGATGAATATTTTCTATTATTTGCCCGCGCTGCTGATCAGTGGTATTGCCACAGGTATTCTGGTCGGGATCGCTGTGAGGTATCTGGTGCCGTCCCTGGCCCGGCTGTCCTTGTTTGAACCGTTTGTGAAGGCGGAATAA
- a CDS encoding ATP-binding cassette domain-containing protein, whose translation MNVMMKSTNAGPDMVVLEDVSFAYDGSHADIRDVSLTIPQGEWVTLAGANGCGKTTLTRLLNGLLRANSGRIAIGGLELGRGTLAEIRQKVGVVFQNPDNQFIGSTVEEDMAFGLEGRCLDREEMQGRIQYYASRLGISQLLHRHPHELSGGQKQRAAIAAILAMEPELIILDEASSMLDEKARQQWLSLLQEMHGEGRYTLLSITHDAEEVAASQRVVVMREGTLAADVTPNELFRDEGLLHLCRMLPPFRIQLEMEMEKQGILPVDRDFAGSGMTGSEVEWIWPLYFGK comes from the coding sequence ATGAATGTGATGATGAAAAGTACGAATGCCGGCCCGGATATGGTCGTGCTTGAAGATGTGTCCTTTGCCTATGATGGCAGCCATGCGGATATCCGGGATGTATCGCTTACGATTCCTCAAGGCGAATGGGTTACCCTTGCCGGCGCGAACGGCTGCGGGAAGACCACCCTGACCCGGCTGCTCAATGGGCTTTTGCGGGCAAACTCAGGCCGCATTGCTATAGGCGGGCTTGAGCTTGGGAGAGGTACGCTTGCCGAAATCCGGCAGAAGGTCGGCGTCGTTTTTCAAAATCCGGATAACCAGTTTATCGGCTCGACCGTGGAGGAGGACATGGCTTTTGGGCTGGAGGGTCGCTGCCTTGACCGGGAAGAGATGCAGGGAAGAATCCAATATTACGCTTCACGCCTTGGGATCAGCCAGCTTTTGCACCGCCATCCGCATGAGCTGTCCGGCGGGCAGAAGCAGCGGGCCGCGATTGCAGCCATCCTGGCCATGGAGCCGGAGCTCATCATTCTCGACGAAGCATCGTCCATGTTGGACGAAAAGGCCCGTCAGCAATGGCTTAGCTTATTGCAGGAAATGCATGGGGAAGGACGCTACACTCTGCTCTCCATCACCCATGATGCCGAGGAGGTTGCCGCTTCGCAGCGGGTGGTTGTGATGCGGGAAGGGACTTTGGCAGCGGATGTGACGCCTAATGAACTGTTTCGGGATGAAGGGCTGCTGCATTTATGCCGGATGCTGCCGCCGTTTCGGATTCAGCTTGAGATGGAAATGGAAAAGCAAGGGATTTTGCCCGTGGATCGGGATTTCGCGGGAAGCGGGATGACAGGCTCGGAGGTTGAATGGATATGGCCATTATACTTCGGCAAGTGA